The Bacteroides ovatus genomic interval ATGAAACAAATATTAGTCTTTTAGTTGCCGGCTTGATCCCTTATGCAACGAACTTGCATACCGGCTTTAATGCTAACATAAGATAATGATAATCTGCCTTCCGGATACTTGGTTGCATTGATTGTACTCATTAATCCAAAGAACTGTATATTGGTTAGTAGGCCGCTGGTACTATTGTATATGGGCTTGTAGGCGGTCGAAGTCATGAGATAATTCATTGCCGGTTTTCCATGCCACGCAGCTTGAATCTTGGCGTCATCTGCTATTGCAGTTTTTTGGTAGCTGCCGGCGCCTGTAAGACTTGTTGCCATACGAACACCGGAGAATTGGTAATTGAATCCTGCATCCATCAGTGATGATATTTTGGCTCCATCATAAGCTGTATCATAAAAAAGAGCTTTATCACCATCAGCCGGTACCTTGCCGTCGGCATCATTCGTTGTTTTTCCTACCAGATTAAAGTACTCCAGACGTGTCGGTATGTGCCATCCTTTCGGGCAGATTCCTTGTGCTCCTTCAAAGGAGGTCAGATTACTATCAGTAATTTCTTTACCACCCAGTGCAGCCTGGAAATCATATAGATAACCTAATTCTTTTATGGCACTTTCTTTTGTTGTAGCTACGGTTGCACCGTCGGCTGTGATTTCATACGGATACCAAACATGGCTATCAGCAGTTGGATCACTTGAAGGAGTATACCCTTTCGGTAAATAAATAAGCGGTTCAGCCATCCATGTCGTACCGTTTGAGAGAGTTACAGTCTTATATTTTACATTATCATACAGGAAATAGTTCTGATCGAGATGTTCCTCGAAAGGAATCTCATTATCAGCTCCAATTTCACCCTCATCTGTCCAGTTTTCAATGTCACCACTAAGTTTGACTTCTATATCGTCAGGTAACACGCGAATGTTCACACTGTATTGTCCTCCTTGTGCCAAAGTGGTAGATGTGAGCTTCTGTGACAAGGTCTTGCCGTCAGATGTTGCTACTTCAAGCGTCAAGGCTACTGTTTGGGGAACGATAATGGCGCGGTATGTCTCATTCGCTTTAACGGCTTGTGCAACAATGCTTGTTGCGGAGGCGTTTGCATCAGCAGTCACTGTGAGAGCACTCAAATCAAGAGTTGCAGTCGGGATGGAACCTTTCAATGCGATAGACGAGATGTTAGCTTCTACTTCCTTTGTTACATTAATCACTAATTTAGTAAACATGTGTTTGAAGTTCATGCTTATAACGTTGGTAGTCGGAAGTACATCCGATTTCTTTGCTGCCATAAAATCTGACGCTCCATATCCACTAGTCTGATCGGTTTCAACAGTAAATGAAGCCGGAGTATTACTCTCTTTATAGGGATAATAGGCTACTATTTGCGATTTGTCATTTCCTTCCGGGTACCAGAGTAAATCGCCTGCAAATACTCCGTCATTGTATGTCATCTGTTTATTCTCTGCATATACGAAGTCACCGTTTTGGGTGATTGTAACACCGATTTTATCTCCGGTTTCAAAGTTAACTTCCGTAGCACGTGTAATAATGGGAGAGATAGTAATGCGACTGTTTGCAGGAGTCGTAGCTTCGTTCTCTTCCTGCTGACAAGAGACCAAAAGCGCTGCTGCGAAGATAAATGTCAAACTCTTTTTCATTGCTTAATAATTTAGTTTATTTATATTCATTGTTCTCAAAAAGTATATCCTAATTTGATAGTCTCGTTCCAACGGTTCGAACCATCTATATATTGCAGGTTGAAACCGTGCGTATAACTACCCTGTACTTCCGCATAAATTCCATAGTTGAAATGATAGCGCAATCCGAGATGAAATGTCGCTTGTGGGGCGGTTGCATATTCATTTTTCAGATTGTAATAATCAGTCAGCCGATAAGGCGGATCACCCGGTTCCGTATCTGTTGCCGTAGTCCTGTTTTTCTCGGTAAAGTTTCCTATGGCAAAGGATGCAGCCGCTTTCAGGTCGAGTTTCCCCAGATGAAATACGCTGGAGATATAAGTCTGGCTACAAATCATCTTTTCCGAAACCACATAAGGATACATCTGTGTGGTCAGTCGTCTGAATGTTGATATATTCGTTCCCAGGCGAAGTTCCGTGCGGGGACTAATCAATTCATATTCGGGATGGACGGAGAAAACATCCTGCTCAAAAATACGATTGGAACCGTGTACGTGAGTGGTCGTTATCCCGTTCACAGTTTCTTTGGTTATCACATTTTCGTTGTTGACCAGATGTGACCATTGCAAGTTCAGTCGCAGAAAATGCTCTTTCTTTTCCTGTTTGAAATGATAACTCAAATGGGAGGTAATTCGGTGGGTTGGAAATTTAAACCAGATAGCATCTCTTTCACCGGCAGAACCTGAAGAATACGTGTATTCAGCATCTCCGTAAAATCCTTTCCATTGAAGTTGCAAGGCTCCCCCGTTCGACAATTCTTTGATGGGGAAACCGTTGACACCCGATTCACTAAGATGGATTCCACTCCCGTCCCATGCCTCGTAAGCTCCATACATAAGTCCTTTATCCAGAAAAGCATTGTAAGAGTTTTCGGCTGTACCGATGACTTCTGCTTTCACTGATTCACTGTTTTTACCGAGAATATAGGAAAAGCCGATCGCCATATCTCCCGAATGATACATGACGCTGGGGGCTATTTTCAAATCCAGTCGGTAATTGGTATGCCGCAAGTCCTTTCGTTTGGAATAGTTGGAAGCGGCAAAGTCTATCTTTCCTCCTAATCGCCAGTTGGGTGAAATATCAGTTGCAATACCACCCATGAAAGTGTAAGTTTGCAAGTCTTTACGTCCGGGTGTGAACTCCAGGAGGTCTACGGGATAAAATCCTGGGTGGATAAACATCGAACCGCTCATATCCTTGCCTGAAGTATGATCGAATGAGAATGAACCCGTCAGTGAATAGCCTTTCAGATGAGTGATGGACTTTGCTACCGCTCCGGCACTCCATGCTTCTTTTGCTTCGTAATAGTTGTGGAAATCACCGTGGTTATTCTTTCCGTACAGTTCGGCATAGGAAGCAGAAATACTGTCCATCATGATACCTGTGACATTTGTCCCGGCATTCCAGGAGTTACGCCGTTCGATGATGTCATAAGTCTGCGCCGAAACTCCGGATGTCAGACATAGGATCCAAAGGCCTGTTATATATATTTTCTTCATCTCACTCATGCAAAGATTGTTTTTCCCGTTCATAAAAATCGGTAGAAGAGTTGTTTGTATCTACCAGTACTTCGTAACCCGCTTCCTGTGTCGCTTCTTCATCCACATGACGGTATAAACTGCGTCCGTTGTATGTGGCACTTTGAGTGACATATCCCGCATCGATGGATGGAGAAATACGCTTTTTATTGTTGGAAGAACCGCCATAATATACTTCCGTGCCATCAATCACCCAGTCAAGTGGTATCGCTATCACCTGATCCGTAGTGCTTCCCGGTTTTTGTATGACGCTTCCCTCTTTTAGAACGAAGTCCTGTATCGTGGTATCCTTGGCTTTAAAAATAACCGCGGCAGGAGAAAATATCGAGAATGAATAGGCGTTCGCCTGACCAGTCTTCAACACTACGTTCAGGTAATGATCCGGTGTGATCTGGTCGCCCGGAGCCGGATGATACTGTGTGTTCGGAAAATAAACATTATTATAGCATACAAAATATCCGGGTTTGTTCAGGTTGACAGATTGCGGATATTGTGCCGCATGGTCAACCGCTCCGTTGATGGCAATCACTGCATCTTCTCCCGGCTGAAGCGGGAACGTTTTACCGGTACCGCCAAATTGCCAGATACACTGAACGATGGGAGCAAAGTCCTTGAAGATAGTTGCTCCGGTTGCTTCATCCTGTGTCACCCATACATTAGTGGCTTGTGAATTGTAAGGGTCGAGTGCTCCGAAGCATAAACTATCCAGATATTGCACTTCCGAGTCGTTATTATGCAGGATAATGTACTTGTCGGATTGATAATTTCCTTCCAGCGGTAACTTTGTGCATCCTCCGCAGTAAATCTCTTTAATAATGATCGTCCCGGCCTTGGAATGAATGAGTGGGAGATTAAGAGATATGTCTCCGCTGGTTAGTTTGACATTATCAGCTAATCCGTTGAAAATATCCTTTCCGCCTTTGTCGCTGACTTGTACGCGGTATATACCTTTGGTCAAAGAGAATTGCGCCACTCCATTCTTGTCGGTTTTAGCCTTGTAAGAATTTCCACGGTCGACATCTTCAATCTTTACGGTCACTCCTTCCCGGAGATGATCCGTGTATCCGTCCGGATATACGGCAGTAACCTGCAGGCTGTGCAACTGGTTGTCATACGGATTCTCTTTATCGATATCTGTGCATCCCGCAAAGATGCCAGTCACTGTTAGTAATAATATGTAGATGAATTGTTTCATATAGTTAGAATTTGATACGGCAAGTAAGTCCATAATAGAAATCCGGGGTGAAGAGAGCGCTTACACCCGTTGCATGAGATTTTACATAAGGCCGTGAGTTGGTGAAATTAATCGCATTGAGAGAAAGAGATACATAGTCTCCAATCTCTTTGGTGATATTGATATTGGCAGAAAAATAAGGATCATATCCGTCTGCTGCAAATGTATAGGCATTGCCCGATTTGCGTATCAGGTAGGAGAATTCCGGATTCGCGGCTTCCGCTGATGTGAAAGGATGCATCTCATTATTCAGGTCGAGGTATGCTACCGGCCAGATAGCGGTATAAGAGTTACCGTCATAGATACTTCCCCCGGTTTGGGTATTACTGCTTTCGCTCACATTGAAAGCATATTCTTTTCCTTGATACTCGGAGATGTTCTGCGAACGCTTCACAAGCGAAGCTTCCAGTCGGCACGAGATAATCAGTCTGGCTTTCGGAATACGGGTGATGGCTGTGATATTGGCATCCAGCGAGTGGGTACGCTTGCCGTTGGCAGTAGTCGATAAGTTGTCGCCGTTGGCGTAGATACCTACATATTGGTAAGAACGATTGGCAAGACTGGTGTGCGACCATCCATTCTGATAATAATACGATAAAGAGTTGTCGATGTATTTCGTATAAGTATAAGCGGCATCTACCCGGAATTGCGTGCGAATCGGAGTAATTTCCGGGAAATCAACAATCATTTCCGCTCCGCGACGAATCACGTCCATTCCATTGTCGGGAGAAGTTGACTTTACAAAAGTCTGGTCGGTCACTTTGACATCCATAGGAGTCCAGTAACTGGATGCATTGTCGCGTATGTAAACCATCCCTGTCTGGTTATCTACATTGATTTGCGGGTTAGTCGGCATAGTGAATCCATCCGGCAATTGGAGCACATC includes:
- a CDS encoding fimbrillin family protein, which translates into the protein MKKSLTFIFAAALLVSCQQEENEATTPANSRITISPIITRATEVNFETGDKIGVTITQNGDFVYAENKQMTYNDGVFAGDLLWYPEGNDKSQIVAYYPYKESNTPASFTVETDQTSGYGASDFMAAKKSDVLPTTNVISMNFKHMFTKLVINVTKEVEANISSIALKGSIPTATLDLSALTVTADANASATSIVAQAVKANETYRAIIVPQTVALTLEVATSDGKTLSQKLTSTTLAQGGQYSVNIRVLPDDIEVKLSGDIENWTDEGEIGADNEIPFEEHLDQNYFLYDNVKYKTVTLSNGTTWMAEPLIYLPKGYTPSSDPTADSHVWYPYEITADGATVATTKESAIKELGYLYDFQAALGGKEITDSNLTSFEGAQGICPKGWHIPTRLEYFNLVGKTTNDADGKVPADGDKALFYDTAYDGAKISSLMDAGFNYQFSGVRMATSLTGAGSYQKTAIADDAKIQAAWHGKPAMNYLMTSTAYKPIYNSTSGLLTNIQFFGLMSTINATKYPEGRLSLSYVSIKAGMQVRCIRDQAGN
- a CDS encoding DUF6850 family outer membrane beta-barrel protein translates to MSEMKKIYITGLWILCLTSGVSAQTYDIIERRNSWNAGTNVTGIMMDSISASYAELYGKNNHGDFHNYYEAKEAWSAGAVAKSITHLKGYSLTGSFSFDHTSGKDMSGSMFIHPGFYPVDLLEFTPGRKDLQTYTFMGGIATDISPNWRLGGKIDFAASNYSKRKDLRHTNYRLDLKIAPSVMYHSGDMAIGFSYILGKNSESVKAEVIGTAENSYNAFLDKGLMYGAYEAWDGSGIHLSESGVNGFPIKELSNGGALQLQWKGFYGDAEYTYSSGSAGERDAIWFKFPTHRITSHLSYHFKQEKKEHFLRLNLQWSHLVNNENVITKETVNGITTTHVHGSNRIFEQDVFSVHPEYELISPRTELRLGTNISTFRRLTTQMYPYVVSEKMICSQTYISSVFHLGKLDLKAAASFAIGNFTEKNRTTATDTEPGDPPYRLTDYYNLKNEYATAPQATFHLGLRYHFNYGIYAEVQGSYTHGFNLQYIDGSNRWNETIKLGYTF
- a CDS encoding DUF4876 domain-containing protein — translated: MKQFIYILLLTVTGIFAGCTDIDKENPYDNQLHSLQVTAVYPDGYTDHLREGVTVKIEDVDRGNSYKAKTDKNGVAQFSLTKGIYRVQVSDKGGKDIFNGLADNVKLTSGDISLNLPLIHSKAGTIIIKEIYCGGCTKLPLEGNYQSDKYIILHNNDSEVQYLDSLCFGALDPYNSQATNVWVTQDEATGATIFKDFAPIVQCIWQFGGTGKTFPLQPGEDAVIAINGAVDHAAQYPQSVNLNKPGYFVCYNNVYFPNTQYHPAPGDQITPDHYLNVVLKTGQANAYSFSIFSPAAVIFKAKDTTIQDFVLKEGSVIQKPGSTTDQVIAIPLDWVIDGTEVYYGGSSNNKKRISPSIDAGYVTQSATYNGRSLYRHVDEEATQEAGYEVLVDTNNSSTDFYEREKQSLHE